A part of Numenius arquata chromosome 2, bNumArq3.hap1.1, whole genome shotgun sequence genomic DNA contains:
- the IRAK4 gene encoding interleukin-1 receptor-associated kinase 4 codes for MSKPVTTSTYVRCISYGLMRRLADFIDPQEGWKKLAVDITDPSGESRYNQMHIRRFEAFVQMGKSPTCELLYDWGTTNCTVGDLVDLLIRNQFLAPARLLLPEAVRMAQEVTLPLSSQETLPIHEKQLPIQEKEVASGKPALAQSTEKQHLAPSYLSQENSSLQSSSTDFHNFLFHDLESITNNFDARPEADGGNKLGEGGFGIVFKGYINGRNVAVKKLVAMVNVSVQDLKQQFDQEIEMMAKCQHENLVELLGFSSDGAQPCLVYEYMPNGSLLDRLACLGDTPPISWNTRCKIVQGTANGINFLHENNHIHRDIKSANILLTDTYMPKISDFGLARASVTFTQTIMTERIVGTAAYMAPEALRGEITPKSDIFSFGVVLLEIITGLPPVDENREPQLLLSIKDEIEDEEATIEDYVDGKMSDWDAPSVHRMYSIAERCLNEKKSRRPDIKMVQQHLQEIKT; via the exons ATGAGCAAGCCCGTAACGACTTCCACCTACGTCCGCTGCATCAGCTACGGGCTCATGAGGCGGCTGGCGGACTTCATCGATCCGCAGGAAGGGTGGAAGAAACTGGCAGTTGATATAACCGATCCCTCCGGTGAAAGCAGATACAACCAAATGCATATAAG GAGATTTGAGGCATTTGTACAAATGGGAAAGAGCCCCACCTGTGAATTACTTTATGACTGGGGAACGACAAACTGCACAGTTGGTGATCTTGTGGATCTGCTGATCAGGAATCAGTTCCTAGCACCAGCACGCCTTTTGCTTCCAG aagCTGTAAGGATGGCACAAGAAGTTACATTACCTCTTTCTTCACAGGAAACCTTGCCTATACATGAGAAACAACTGCCTATACAGGAAAAAGAAGTGGCATCTGGAAAGCCTGCTTTAGCTCAGAGTACAGAGAAGCAACATTTGGCTCCTTCCTACTTAAGTCAAGAAAATAGCAGCTTGCAGTCCAGTAGCACAG ATTTCCATAATTTCTTGTTTCATGACTTGGAAAGTATTACAAATAATTTTGATGCACGACCAGAGGCGGATGGAGGTAATAAACTGGGAGAAGGTGGCTTTGGCATTGTGTTCAAAGGCTACATCAATGGCAGAAACGTGGCTGTCAAGAAACTCGTTGCT ATGGTTAATGTTAGCGTTCAGGACTTGAAACAGCAATTTGATCAAGAAATAGAAATGATGGCAAA GTGTCAGCATGAGAATCTAGTAGAATTACTTGGTTTCTCAAGTGATGGTGCTCAGCCGTGTCTGGTGTACGAATACATGCCGAATGGTTCATTGCTTGACAGACTGGCTTGTCTG GGTGACACTCCACCAATTTCTTGGAATACAAGATGTAAAATTGTTCAAGGTACAGCAAACGGCATCAACTTTTTGCATGAAAATAATCATATTCACAGAGATATTAAAAG TGCAAATATCTTATTAACTGATACATATATGCCCAAAATTTCTGACTTTGGGCTTGCAAGAGCATCTGTAACATTCACACAAACAATCATGACTGAAAGAATTGTGGGAACAGCAGCCTATATGGCGCCTGAAGCTCTGCGAGGAGAGATAACACCTAAATCTGATATCTTCAGTTTTGGAGTA GTCTTACTAGAAATAATAACGGGTCTTCCTCCAGTAGATGAAAACCGGGAGCCACAGTTACTG CTAAGCATCAAAGATGAAATTGAGGATGAGGAAGCAACTATTGAGGATTATGTTGATGGAAAGATGAGTGACTGGGATGCACCTTCAGTTCATAGAATGTATTCAATTGCTGAGCGGTGTTTGAATGAGAAAAAATCCAGAAGGCCAGATATTAAGATG GTCCAACAGCATCTACAGGAGATAAAAACTTGA
- the TWF1 gene encoding twinfilin-1 isoform X2, producing the protein MSHQTGIQASGSVKDTFVGARNGQYRLLKIVIDNEQLIVGSSRRPVGSWEKDYDAFILPLLEDKQPCYILYRLDSQNAQGYEWIFIAWSPDHSPVRQKMLYAATRATLKKEFGGGHIKDEVFGTVQDDVSLNGYKKYLISQSSPAPLTAAEEELRQIKINEVQTDVSVDTKHQTLQGVAFPIANEAIQALEKLKNKKLNYVQLQIDMKNETIILANTLHTELKDLPKRIPKDAARYHFFLYKHAHEGDYLESIVFIYSMPGYTCSIRERMLYSSCKSPLLEIVERQLWMQIIRKIEIDNGDELTADFLYEEVHPKQHAHKQSFAKPKGPAGKRGIRRLIRGPAETETPSD; encoded by the exons ctaGTGGAAGTGTTAAAGATACCTTTGTTGGAGCGAGAAATGGACAatacaggcttttaaaaatagtcATTGACAATG AGCAGCTTATTGTGGGATCATCTAGGCGGCCAGTTGGATCATGGGAAAAGGATTATGATGCTTTTATCCTTCCCCTTCTTGAAGACAAGCAACCATGTTATATATTATACAGACTAGATTCCCAGAATGCTCAAGGATATGAATGGATCTTCATTGCATGGTCACCTGATCACTCTCCA GTCCGTCAAAAAATGTTGTATGCAGCAACCCGAGCAACACTTAAAAAAGAATTTGGAGGCGGTCATATTAAGGATGAAGTATTTGGAACTGTACAG GATGATGTTTCACTGAATGGATATAAAAAGTATTTGATATCACAGTCCTCCCCTGCACCTCTGACTGCAGCAGAAGAGGAACTTCGACAAATTAAGATTAATGAG GTACAGACAGACGTTAGTGTAGATACCAAGCATCAAACGTTGCAAGGAGTAGCATTCCCCATTGCTAATGAAGCTATTCAGGCTTTggagaaattgaaaaataaaaaactgaattaTGTGCAACTG CAAATTgatatgaaaaatgaaactattaTTTTGGCCAACACACTTCATACTGAACTTAAGGACTTGCCAAAAAGAATTCCAAAGGATGCTGCGCGTTACCACTTTTTCCTGTATAAGCATGCCCATGAAGGAGACTATTTGGAATCCATAG ttttcatCTACTCTATGCCGGGGTATACCTGTAGTATACGAGAACGAATGCTCTACTCTAGTTGCAAAAGTCCACTGTTAGAAATTGTAGAAAGACAGCTGTGGATGCAGATAATTAGAAAG attgaAATAGATAACGGTGATGAGCTAACTGCTGACTTTCTTTATGAAGAGGTTCATCCGAAACAACATGCTCACAAACAAAGTTTTGCTAAACCAAAAGGCCCTGCGGGGAAAAGGGGAATACGAAGACTGATCAGAGGTCCAGCAGAGACTGAAACACCTAGTGATTAG
- the TWF1 gene encoding twinfilin-1 isoform X1: MSHQTGIQASGSVKDTFVGARNGQYRLLKIVIDNEQLIVGSSRRPVGSWEKDYDAFILPLLEDKQPCYILYRLDSQNAQGYEWIFIAWSPDHSPVRQKMLYAATRATLKKEFGGGHIKDEVFGTVQDDVSLNGYKKYLISQSSPAPLTAAEEELRQIKINEVPEKDLGVQTDVSVDTKHQTLQGVAFPIANEAIQALEKLKNKKLNYVQLQIDMKNETIILANTLHTELKDLPKRIPKDAARYHFFLYKHAHEGDYLESIVFIYSMPGYTCSIRERMLYSSCKSPLLEIVERQLWMQIIRKIEIDNGDELTADFLYEEVHPKQHAHKQSFAKPKGPAGKRGIRRLIRGPAETETPSD, encoded by the exons ctaGTGGAAGTGTTAAAGATACCTTTGTTGGAGCGAGAAATGGACAatacaggcttttaaaaatagtcATTGACAATG AGCAGCTTATTGTGGGATCATCTAGGCGGCCAGTTGGATCATGGGAAAAGGATTATGATGCTTTTATCCTTCCCCTTCTTGAAGACAAGCAACCATGTTATATATTATACAGACTAGATTCCCAGAATGCTCAAGGATATGAATGGATCTTCATTGCATGGTCACCTGATCACTCTCCA GTCCGTCAAAAAATGTTGTATGCAGCAACCCGAGCAACACTTAAAAAAGAATTTGGAGGCGGTCATATTAAGGATGAAGTATTTGGAACTGTACAG GATGATGTTTCACTGAATGGATATAAAAAGTATTTGATATCACAGTCCTCCCCTGCACCTCTGACTGCAGCAGAAGAGGAACTTCGACAAATTAAGATTAATGAGGTACCT gagaaggatttgggg GTACAGACAGACGTTAGTGTAGATACCAAGCATCAAACGTTGCAAGGAGTAGCATTCCCCATTGCTAATGAAGCTATTCAGGCTTTggagaaattgaaaaataaaaaactgaattaTGTGCAACTG CAAATTgatatgaaaaatgaaactattaTTTTGGCCAACACACTTCATACTGAACTTAAGGACTTGCCAAAAAGAATTCCAAAGGATGCTGCGCGTTACCACTTTTTCCTGTATAAGCATGCCCATGAAGGAGACTATTTGGAATCCATAG ttttcatCTACTCTATGCCGGGGTATACCTGTAGTATACGAGAACGAATGCTCTACTCTAGTTGCAAAAGTCCACTGTTAGAAATTGTAGAAAGACAGCTGTGGATGCAGATAATTAGAAAG attgaAATAGATAACGGTGATGAGCTAACTGCTGACTTTCTTTATGAAGAGGTTCATCCGAAACAACATGCTCACAAACAAAGTTTTGCTAAACCAAAAGGCCCTGCGGGGAAAAGGGGAATACGAAGACTGATCAGAGGTCCAGCAGAGACTGAAACACCTAGTGATTAG
- the TWF1 gene encoding twinfilin-1 isoform X3, which produces MSHQTGIQASGSVKDTFVGARNGQYRLLKIVIDNEQLIVGSSRRPVGSWEKDYDAFILPLLEDKQPCYILYRLDSQNAQGYEWIFIAWSPDHSPVRQKMLYAATRATLKKEFGGGHIKDEVFGTVQDDVSLNGYKKYLISQSSPAPLTAAEEELRQIKINEVPTDVSVDTKHQTLQGVAFPIANEAIQALEKLKNKKLNYVQLQIDMKNETIILANTLHTELKDLPKRIPKDAARYHFFLYKHAHEGDYLESIVFIYSMPGYTCSIRERMLYSSCKSPLLEIVERQLWMQIIRKIEIDNGDELTADFLYEEVHPKQHAHKQSFAKPKGPAGKRGIRRLIRGPAETETPSD; this is translated from the exons ctaGTGGAAGTGTTAAAGATACCTTTGTTGGAGCGAGAAATGGACAatacaggcttttaaaaatagtcATTGACAATG AGCAGCTTATTGTGGGATCATCTAGGCGGCCAGTTGGATCATGGGAAAAGGATTATGATGCTTTTATCCTTCCCCTTCTTGAAGACAAGCAACCATGTTATATATTATACAGACTAGATTCCCAGAATGCTCAAGGATATGAATGGATCTTCATTGCATGGTCACCTGATCACTCTCCA GTCCGTCAAAAAATGTTGTATGCAGCAACCCGAGCAACACTTAAAAAAGAATTTGGAGGCGGTCATATTAAGGATGAAGTATTTGGAACTGTACAG GATGATGTTTCACTGAATGGATATAAAAAGTATTTGATATCACAGTCCTCCCCTGCACCTCTGACTGCAGCAGAAGAGGAACTTCGACAAATTAAGATTAATGAGGTACCT ACAGACGTTAGTGTAGATACCAAGCATCAAACGTTGCAAGGAGTAGCATTCCCCATTGCTAATGAAGCTATTCAGGCTTTggagaaattgaaaaataaaaaactgaattaTGTGCAACTG CAAATTgatatgaaaaatgaaactattaTTTTGGCCAACACACTTCATACTGAACTTAAGGACTTGCCAAAAAGAATTCCAAAGGATGCTGCGCGTTACCACTTTTTCCTGTATAAGCATGCCCATGAAGGAGACTATTTGGAATCCATAG ttttcatCTACTCTATGCCGGGGTATACCTGTAGTATACGAGAACGAATGCTCTACTCTAGTTGCAAAAGTCCACTGTTAGAAATTGTAGAAAGACAGCTGTGGATGCAGATAATTAGAAAG attgaAATAGATAACGGTGATGAGCTAACTGCTGACTTTCTTTATGAAGAGGTTCATCCGAAACAACATGCTCACAAACAAAGTTTTGCTAAACCAAAAGGCCCTGCGGGGAAAAGGGGAATACGAAGACTGATCAGAGGTCCAGCAGAGACTGAAACACCTAGTGATTAG